The proteins below are encoded in one region of Candidatus Eisenbacteria bacterium:
- the sufD gene encoding Fe-S cluster assembly protein SufD encodes MTTTNLSGTGFDVEVAARAEARAAEARETPWARDRRRAAAGTMKALSFPSRTDELWRRTDFRTLEAALPELDPFAAGTRARNVDDLPAPVIAALAGATSAYALVVQRDADVVLEQTHPGLERQGVVVCSLARAFREHEPKLRERYGALLHDDYDWYTAFGAALRTGGAFVYVPEGVTATIPIRLFQWLDGPRRVAAPRSVIVVEKGASATVIEEQLSETVEGIGAHLGGTEVFVGEEAKLVYGTLQDWGRNVYHYSNHRARVGREGELQWIHTVLGSRMTKTNSYFDLDGPGARVYVHGFMFGDQRQHFHLHTLQRHLKDHGTSDLLIKGCLKDHARSVYQGLIQVSEGAQRTDAYQANRNLLLSDTARADSIPGLEILANDVRCTHGATIGQVDEEQLFYLMARGLPRSQAQRLIVEGFFAPVLDRIPLEGVREQLRQAIETKIG; translated from the coding sequence ATGACGACGACGAACCTGTCCGGGACCGGATTCGACGTGGAGGTGGCGGCGCGCGCCGAGGCGCGCGCGGCCGAGGCGCGCGAGACGCCGTGGGCGCGCGATCGCCGTCGCGCGGCAGCCGGCACGATGAAGGCGCTCTCGTTCCCGAGCCGCACCGACGAGCTGTGGCGACGCACGGACTTCCGCACCCTCGAGGCTGCGCTCCCCGAGCTCGATCCGTTCGCCGCGGGAACGCGGGCGCGGAACGTGGACGACTTGCCCGCGCCCGTGATCGCTGCGCTGGCGGGGGCGACCTCGGCCTACGCGTTGGTGGTCCAGCGCGATGCGGACGTCGTGCTGGAGCAGACCCATCCCGGCCTCGAGCGGCAGGGCGTGGTGGTGTGCTCCCTCGCACGGGCCTTCCGCGAGCACGAACCCAAGCTGCGCGAGCGTTACGGCGCGCTGCTTCACGACGACTACGACTGGTACACCGCTTTCGGCGCCGCGCTGCGCACCGGCGGTGCTTTCGTCTACGTGCCCGAGGGCGTCACGGCCACGATTCCGATCCGTCTCTTCCAATGGCTCGACGGCCCGCGTCGCGTGGCCGCCCCGCGCAGTGTGATCGTCGTCGAGAAGGGCGCGAGCGCGACGGTGATCGAGGAGCAGCTCTCGGAGACGGTCGAGGGTATCGGCGCGCACCTGGGAGGCACCGAAGTCTTCGTCGGCGAGGAGGCCAAGCTGGTGTACGGCACGCTCCAGGACTGGGGGCGCAACGTCTACCACTACTCGAATCACCGCGCGCGCGTCGGTCGCGAGGGCGAGCTGCAGTGGATCCACACCGTGCTCGGCAGCCGGATGACCAAGACCAACTCGTACTTCGATCTCGATGGCCCGGGCGCCCGCGTGTACGTGCACGGGTTCATGTTCGGCGACCAGCGGCAGCACTTCCATCTGCACACGCTGCAGCGCCACCTCAAGGACCACGGCACCAGCGACCTGCTCATCAAGGGCTGCCTCAAGGACCACGCCCGCAGCGTCTACCAGGGCTTGATCCAGGTGAGCGAGGGCGCGCAGCGCACCGACGCCTACCAGGCGAACCGCAACCTGCTGCTCTCCGACACCGCCCGCGCCGACAGCATCCCTGGACTCGAGATCCTGGCCAACGACGTGCGCTGCACGCACGGCGCCACCATCGGCCAGGTGGACGAAGAGCAGCTCTTCTATCTCATGGCGCGCGGGCTCCCACGGTCGCAGGCCCAGCGGCTGATCGTCGAGGGCTTCTTCGCCCCGGTGCTGGACCGCATCCCGCTCGAGGGCGTCCGCGAGCAGCTACGGCAGGCCATCGAAACCAAGATCGGGTGA
- a CDS encoding MerR family transcriptional regulator, which translates to MSQPIESVSLHGGMLRVGDLAKRTGKTVRAIHLYEELGLLKPATRSSGGFRLYEEAAVDRVRWIDLLHGMGFSLHEMREVLRAWWGAEVGPEAMSRLRELFETKLEETRQAIERGKKTEAELLAGLAYLETCKVCPTHEPSTGCVRCTQDHGMKTRPSLVAGITSAPQGRGKRIGKELDPR; encoded by the coding sequence ATGAGTCAGCCCATCGAAAGCGTCTCCCTTCACGGCGGCATGCTGCGCGTCGGCGATCTCGCCAAGCGGACCGGCAAGACGGTGCGCGCCATCCACCTCTACGAAGAGCTGGGGCTCCTCAAGCCGGCCACCCGGTCGAGCGGGGGGTTCCGGCTCTACGAAGAGGCGGCGGTCGACCGGGTGCGATGGATCGACCTGCTCCACGGAATGGGCTTCTCGCTCCACGAGATGCGAGAGGTGCTGCGCGCGTGGTGGGGGGCCGAAGTCGGGCCCGAAGCCATGAGCCGCTTGCGGGAGCTGTTCGAGACCAAGCTGGAAGAGACGCGACAAGCCATCGAGCGAGGAAAGAAGACCGAAGCGGAGCTGCTGGCAGGGCTGGCGTACCTCGAGACGTGCAAAGTGTGTCCGACGCACGAGCCGTCGACGGGATGTGTACGGTGCACGCAGGACCATGGAATGAAGACCCGGCCGTCGCTCGTGGCGGGCATTACTTCGGCGCCGCAAGGGCGAGGCAAGAGAATAGGAAAGGAGCTGGACCCGAGATGA
- a CDS encoding iron-sulfur cluster assembly accessory protein: protein MITFTPIAAEKVKDLLSQRGTPEIGLRLGVRGGGCSGNSYFMEFCEAESPGDEVLESHGIRLFVDLKSAVLLGGTEVDYVEGLMGAGFKFNNPNVRHNCACGESFSV from the coding sequence ATGATCACGTTCACCCCGATCGCGGCGGAGAAGGTGAAGGACCTGCTCTCGCAACGGGGCACTCCGGAGATCGGTCTGCGGCTCGGAGTGCGGGGCGGTGGCTGTTCGGGAAACTCGTATTTCATGGAGTTCTGCGAAGCCGAGTCTCCCGGCGACGAAGTCCTCGAGAGCCACGGCATTCGCCTGTTCGTCGACCTGAAGAGCGCCGTGCTGCTGGGCGGAACCGAGGTCGACTACGTCGAAGGTCTGATGGGCGCGGGCTTCAAGTTCAACAACCCCAACGTCCGTCACAACTGCGCCTGCGGAGAGAGCTTCTCGGTATAG
- the sufB gene encoding Fe-S cluster assembly protein SufB produces MTTATTTGIREGYEEKYGFHDDEQHVFKSRRGLDRAIVEEISGMKGEPKWMRDYRVKALEIFEKKPTPTWGGNVSEIDFQNIYYYVKPTSEESKTWEDIPADMKRTFDKLGIPEAEQKFLAGVGAQYDSEVVYHKIQEKLEKQGVIFLSCDHGLKEHEELFKQYFGTVIPSTDNKFAALNSAVWSGGSFIYVPKGVHVDVPLQAYFRINTKDMGQFERTLIIVDEGAYVHYVEGCTAPTYSSDSLHSAVVEIIVKKGARCRYTTIQNWSNNVYNLVTKRAVAYRDATMEWVDGNLGSKLTMKYPSVYMVEPGAHGEILSIAFAGKGQHQDAGGKVIHAAPNTTSKIISKSISKDGGRAGYRGLVKVAKGAVDCRSTVNCDALILDEASRSDTYPYMEIEENRVTIGHEATVSKIGDEQLFYLQSRGINKEEAAAMIVSGFIEPIVKELPMEYAVEMNRLIQLQMEGSVG; encoded by the coding sequence ATGACCACCGCAACGACCACCGGAATCCGCGAAGGCTACGAGGAGAAGTACGGCTTTCACGACGACGAGCAGCACGTCTTCAAGAGTCGACGAGGCCTCGACCGCGCGATCGTGGAAGAGATCTCGGGCATGAAGGGTGAGCCCAAGTGGATGCGGGACTACCGCGTCAAGGCGCTCGAGATCTTCGAGAAGAAGCCGACTCCCACCTGGGGCGGCAACGTCTCCGAGATCGACTTCCAGAACATCTATTACTACGTCAAGCCGACCTCCGAGGAGTCGAAGACCTGGGAGGACATCCCCGCGGACATGAAGCGCACCTTCGACAAGCTCGGCATCCCCGAGGCCGAGCAGAAGTTCCTGGCCGGCGTTGGCGCGCAATACGACTCCGAGGTCGTCTACCACAAGATCCAGGAGAAGCTCGAGAAGCAGGGCGTGATCTTCCTGTCCTGCGACCACGGACTCAAGGAGCACGAAGAGCTGTTCAAGCAGTACTTCGGCACCGTGATCCCATCGACCGACAACAAGTTCGCGGCGCTCAACTCCGCGGTGTGGTCGGGCGGGTCGTTCATCTACGTGCCGAAGGGCGTGCACGTGGACGTGCCGCTCCAGGCCTACTTCCGGATCAACACCAAGGACATGGGCCAGTTCGAGCGCACGCTGATCATCGTCGACGAGGGCGCGTACGTGCACTACGTCGAAGGCTGCACCGCGCCGACGTACTCGAGCGACTCGCTGCACTCGGCGGTGGTCGAGATCATCGTCAAGAAGGGCGCGCGCTGTCGTTACACCACCATCCAGAACTGGTCGAACAACGTCTACAACCTGGTCACCAAGCGGGCGGTCGCCTACCGCGACGCGACCATGGAGTGGGTCGACGGGAACCTGGGCTCGAAGCTGACCATGAAGTATCCGAGCGTCTACATGGTCGAGCCGGGGGCGCATGGCGAAATTCTCTCGATCGCCTTCGCCGGCAAGGGCCAGCATCAGGATGCGGGCGGCAAGGTGATCCATGCTGCGCCGAACACGACCAGCAAGATCATCTCGAAGTCCATCAGCAAGGACGGCGGCCGCGCCGGCTACCGTGGTCTGGTCAAGGTGGCGAAGGGCGCGGTGGATTGCCGGAGCACGGTGAACTGTGACGCGCTGATCCTCGACGAGGCGTCGCGCTCCGATACCTATCCCTACATGGAGATCGAAGAGAACCGGGTCACCATCGGGCACGAGGCGACGGTATCGAAGATCGGCGACGAGCAGCTCTTCTACCTGCAGAGCCGCGGGATCAACAAGGAGGAGGCGGCGGCCATGATCGTCTCCGGCTTCATCGAGCCGATCGTGAAGGAGCTGCCGATGGAATACGCGGTCGAGATGAATCGTCTCATCCAGCTGCAGATGGAGGGCTCGGTCGGATGA
- the sufC gene encoding Fe-S cluster assembly ATPase SufC has product MSQTPELVIQDLHVAVEGKEILKGVSLAVKKGEIHALMGPNGSGKSTLANTLLGHPRYEVTGGDILFKGESVVEMEPDERSRKGLFLAFQYPVAIPGLSVANFLRTALNMRLAPPETNGSGAMPRNKGIAPKEFRNLLREKMALLKMDESFATRYLNDGFSGGEKKRAEILQMALLKPEIAVMDETDSGLDIDALRVVADGVNALAGPEMGVLVITHYQRILNYIKPHHVHVMVDGRISISGGPEMAHELETRGYDWVRERQEVESQ; this is encoded by the coding sequence ATGAGCCAGACGCCGGAACTCGTCATCCAGGACCTCCATGTCGCGGTCGAGGGCAAGGAGATCCTCAAAGGCGTGTCCCTCGCCGTGAAGAAGGGCGAGATCCACGCCCTGATGGGACCCAACGGATCGGGCAAGAGCACGCTCGCCAACACGCTGCTGGGACATCCTCGCTACGAGGTCACCGGTGGAGACATCCTGTTCAAGGGCGAGAGCGTGGTGGAGATGGAGCCCGACGAGCGCTCGCGCAAGGGATTGTTCCTGGCGTTCCAATACCCGGTCGCGATTCCCGGCCTCTCGGTGGCGAATTTCCTGCGCACGGCGCTCAACATGCGGCTGGCCCCGCCCGAGACCAACGGCTCCGGCGCGATGCCGCGCAATAAGGGGATCGCGCCCAAGGAATTCCGCAATCTGCTGCGCGAGAAGATGGCGCTGCTCAAGATGGACGAGTCGTTCGCGACCCGTTACCTGAACGACGGATTCTCGGGGGGCGAGAAGAAGCGCGCCGAGATCCTCCAAATGGCGCTGCTCAAGCCGGAGATCGCGGTGATGGACGAAACCGACTCGGGGCTCGACATCGACGCGCTGCGAGTGGTTGCCGACGGCGTGAACGCGCTCGCCGGCCCCGAGATGGGCGTGCTGGTCATCACGCACTACCAGCGCATCCTGAACTACATCAAGCCGCACCATGTACACGTCATGGTCGACGGTCGGATCTCGATCTCGGGTGGTCCTGAGATGGCGCACGAGCTCGAGACCCGGGGCTACGACTGGGTGCGAGAGAGGCAGGAGGTGGAGTCCCAATGA